Genomic segment of Aliarcobacter trophiarum LMG 25534:
AGATCATAAATCTTAAAACCATCAAATATAGTTCCATCAACTTTACTATATTTAAAAGTGGGAAACTCAACACTAATATAATCAAATATCTTTTTTGTCACATCTTTTGATGTAATAAGATATAAGAATATTACTAAAAATAGAGCTACTATTGTAAAAAATAGATATTTCAAAACTCTTAAACTTCTCAAAACACTTGCCCTATTCCTATATGAAATACAAATCCACCATCATCTTGTGGGAAACCAAAATCAACTCTAAAGGGACCAATAGGAGTATAATATCTAGCACCAAAACCAAAAGAGTTATAGAATTTATCATTAAATTTATTTGTCTCCATACTTAGCATTGTAGAGTCAAAGAAAGTCACAAGACCTACATTTTTATAAATATTATACTCAAACTCCAAACTACTATCTATCATACTAAGCCCACCGTATGGATTATCATCACTATCTTTTAGTCCAACTTTTTCATATGCATATCCTCTATTACTATATGCTCCTCCAGCAAAAAAGTGTTTAAAAATAGGCAAATCTCGATCTAATGTTCCTATTTTTGTTTTCAAAGATGCAGTGAGTTTATCGAAGGTTTTAATATATCTTAAATCAGTAACAGTTTTTAAGTAGTCATACTCACTTCCTAAAAATTTTGAACCATCTTCTATATAAAAAGATAAAAAATATCCATCCTTTGGGTTTAAACTATCATCTCTTCTATCTAATTTAATCTCATAAAACAAAGAGTTTAAAAGATAGGTTCCACTTTCATACTCTTTTAAATCTGATTTAATTGTAGAGTGTTCAGCCAAAAATCCAACACTATTTGGTAAGTTATAAATCTCTTTTGAAAGAGTCAATCTATCTTGTAGTTTTTTTTGTGAATAGCTTGTATAATCCATATCTTCATAAGAGACATCATTGTTTAAAGAGATATTTCCTTTGATAAAATATGGGTCAAAAATATTATTATATAGTTCAAAACCTTCACTATTTACCTTTGTTCCTAAAGTAAATTGTTTTAAATCTCCTAAAAAGTTATCATTTTTGTGTTGAGCTTTAAATCTAAACTTTTTATCAGTATCGTATCCAAAACCAAACATATTCTCTTTGAAAAAGCCCTCTTCTAAATTTATATTTATAGGAATAAATTCACTATTTGATTCAAAATCTGGTTCAACTATTATAGTTTTATAAATACCAAAGTTATATAGATTTTCATAAGTTTTATCAAGAAGTTTTGAGTTATATATCTGCCCTTTTTTAAACTCAATATGCTTTTGTAAAAGCTCTTGGCTAATATTTGCACTATTTTTAATATTTATATCTCCAAAATATTGAAGTTTATTTTTTGTTATTTTATAGATTAGATCAACTCTATACTCATCTAAATTTATATAAGCTTTTGCATTTATATCTGCTTTTGAATAACCATTTTCATTTAAATGTTTTCTTATATCTTTTTTTGATTCTGTAAATTTTGATGAGATAAAAACCTCATCTTTTTTAAAACTTACAAATCTTTTATACTCATCTTCTACCTCTATAGAGTTTACCTTTATTGGTTCATTTTTTATAATCTCTATCTTTGCATTATTATCTTTTATCTCATAATTTACAGTAGCTTTATAAAAACCTAAACTATCTAAATACTCTTTTAGTTGCTCACTACAATTTTCTATATCTTTTTTTATAAAAGTTGGATTCTTTTTCCAAATCTTATAAAACTCATCATATGAAAAGCCACAAATAGTATCAAGATTTGATTTAGAAAAATCCCCTAGAACTAAATCTATATCTCCGATATACTCTATTTTTTTTATCTCATTTGCAAAACAATTTATAGTTAAAAATAAAAAAAATAGAAAAACTTTCAAATTAATCTCTTAA
This window contains:
- a CDS encoding autotransporter assembly complex protein TamA — its product is MKVFLFFLFLTINCFANEIKKIEYIGDIDLVLGDFSKSNLDTICGFSYDEFYKIWKKNPTFIKKDIENCSEQLKEYLDSLGFYKATVNYEIKDNNAKIEIIKNEPIKVNSIEVEDEYKRFVSFKKDEVFISSKFTESKKDIRKHLNENGYSKADINAKAYINLDEYRVDLIYKITKNKLQYFGDINIKNSANISQELLQKHIEFKKGQIYNSKLLDKTYENLYNFGIYKTIIVEPDFESNSEFIPININLEEGFFKENMFGFGYDTDKKFRFKAQHKNDNFLGDLKQFTLGTKVNSEGFELYNNIFDPYFIKGNISLNNDVSYEDMDYTSYSQKKLQDRLTLSKEIYNLPNSVGFLAEHSTIKSDLKEYESGTYLLNSLFYEIKLDRRDDSLNPKDGYFLSFYIEDGSKFLGSEYDYLKTVTDLRYIKTFDKLTASLKTKIGTLDRDLPIFKHFFAGGAYSNRGYAYEKVGLKDSDDNPYGGLSMIDSSLEFEYNIYKNVGLVTFFDSTMLSMETNKFNDKFYNSFGFGARYYTPIGPFRVDFGFPQDDGGFVFHIGIGQVF